From Loxodonta africana isolate mLoxAfr1 chromosome 2, mLoxAfr1.hap2, whole genome shotgun sequence, the proteins below share one genomic window:
- the LOC100673825 gene encoding olfactory receptor 14A16-like yields MNNFTSVTIFFLTGFSDVREIQILHAVLFLLIYLAAVLGNVLIITLTSKDHRLHTPMYFFLKNLSFLDLCLISITVPKSIANSLAHHNIFSFLSCVSQVFFFILSATTEVSVLTVISYDCYVAICHPLRYEVLMSHGACVQMAASSWVSGVLTAILHAASTFSIPVCGSPEVHQFFCDVPQLLSFACSYNTVELVVIGLSLMLDFGCFVFIDISYIHIFSTILRIPSREGRCRAFSTCLPHLTVVTLFLFSGVFAYLRPLPESPSPLDLLVSVFCTMVPPTTNPVIYSLRNKDMKMALKKLLKSRHCPSN; encoded by the coding sequence atgaacaacttCACCTCTGTGACCATCTTCTTCCTAACGGGGTTTTCTGATGTTCGGGAGATCCAGATCTTACACGCTGTGTTGTTTTTGCTGATTTACCTGGCAGCTGTACTGGGGAATGTTCTCATCATCACCCTCACAAGCAAGGATCATCGGCTCCACacccctatgtatttcttcctgaagAACTTGTCCTTTCTGGATCTCTGCCTCATTTCCATCACTGTTCCCAAATCCATCGCAAACTCTCTGGCTCATCACAACATCTTCTCATTCCTTAGTTGTGTTTCACAGGTATTTTTCTTCATCCTCTCAGCCACTACCGAAGTATCTGTACTCACAGTGATATCCTATGACTGCTACGTTGCCATCTGCCACCCACTGAGGTATGAAGTCCTCATGAGCCATGGAGCCTGTGTGCAGATGGCAGCTTCCTCATGGGTCAGTGGAGTTCTCACTGCAATTCTGCATGCAGCTTCTACCTTCTCCATACCTGTGTGTGGGTCTCCTGAAGTTCATCAGTTCTTCTGTGATGTTCCACAACTGCTCTCCTTCGCCTGTTCTTATAATACTGTGGAGTTAGTAGTCATTGGGCTCAGCCTGATGTTAGATTTTGGCTgttttgtgtttattgatatCTCTTACATTCACATCTTCTCcactattctgagaatcccatCCAGAGAAGGCAGGTGTAGAGCTTTCTCCACATGCTTGCCTCACCTCACTGTTgtgactctctttctcttttctggtgtttttgcCTATTTACGACCCTTACCCGAATCTCCATCACCCTTGGATTTGCTGGTGTCAGTATTCTGTACTATGGTGCCACCCACCACGAATCCCGTCATCTACAGTCTGAGAAATAAGGATATGAAGATGGCATTAAAGAAACTGTTAAAGAGTAGGCATTGCCCTTCAAATTAG